A single window of Nasonia vitripennis strain AsymCx chromosome 4, Nvit_psr_1.1, whole genome shotgun sequence DNA harbors:
- the LOC100679614 gene encoding uncharacterized protein LOC100679614, protein MSEITDASILRDVIERNGLRFSNFKTRDASKLYSVQAFLNEVLDLKVNIVNIESIEELQPCLDRLNREFQKRSYPEYDLAKEGIQELLIDETVDANIPNVKSKDGIDIDYKMATVVLKSYLDNITTRLEIFKYVCVHIADRDIGTHTGIFPDLGAVTWNLSKNLDELRADRFRKKIIAIHLESNILEIQKSEDIIHAASEIDSLIIFSTFVKQPHLKTERLSDYAPTLASLKFKDDDKIQKYVMPDKKVHYDFKRQITLVKPQNQTQRKALYKIINSDELMVKYSRPILNENDSVTSFYRQLYNSDLIYWEDYKIGFLTESIKNRYIEFYKTMVIDSNSEFDIESRFLRHANDFLNFKEKENGNDTMESYAYYFLKSLDLFITKWAEVNQPDYEATLSLELYHLLRQISSNGVKSNVSVNNSQGTTKLCDLMFRNKETALIIKAKYSRNKELLMQGLSQLENEYKTVLKEYEKQAYLVIDMLHQEKNKFMVSMILQVAYSNDGANKSTKPRISFLTLYNTIGEKTCIHFDQKYKLLELT, encoded by the exons ATGTCAGAAATCACAGACGCTAGTATTTTG AGGGATGTCATTGAAAGGAATGGATTACGTTTtagtaattttaaaacaagggATGCATCTAAGCTATATTCTGTACAGGCTTTTCTCAACGAAGTGTTGGATCTGAAAGTTAATATTGTTAATATTGAAAGTATCGAAGAACTACAGCCTTGTTTGGATCGGTTAAAT agagaatttcaaaaaagaagCTATCCAGAGTATGATCTAGCTAAAGAAGGAATCCAGGAATTACTGATTGATGAGACTGTTGATGCCAATATACCAAATGTGAAATCTAAAGATGGAATTGACATTGATTATAAAATGGCAACAGTG GTGCTAAAGTCTTACCTTGACAATATCACAACAAGGCTTGagatatttaaatatgtatgTGTTCATATCGCTGATAGGGATATAGGCACACATACAGGTATTTTTCCAGACTTGGGAGCGGTAACATGGAATCTTTCCAAAAATTTGGATGAATTGAGAGCAGATAGgtttcgtaaaaaaataatagcaaTTCATTTGGAAAgtaatattttagaaatacaAAAATCTGAAGATATCATCCATGCAGCATCTGAAATAGATTCTCTAATAATATTCTCTACTTTTGTAAAACAGCCACATTTGAAGACAGAGAGACTTAGCGATTATGCACCAACTTTAGCAAGTCTCAAATTTAAAGATGATGATAAAATCCAGAAATATGTAATGCCTGATAAAAAAGTGCATTATGATTTCAAGCGTCAGATAACACTAGTCAAACCGCAAAATCAAACCCAAAGGAAGGCactgtataaaataataaacagcGATGAACTTATGGTGAAGTACAGCAGGCCAATTCTGAATGAAAATGATAGCGTTACCTCATTTTATCGTCAGCTGTACAATTCTGATTTGATTTACTGGGAAGACTATAAAATTGGATTTCTAACAGAATCCATTAAAAATAGATATATTGAATTTTACAAAACAATGGTTATAGATTCAAATAGCGAATTCGATATAGAATCAAGATTTCTGAGACATGCGAATGACTTTcttaattttaaagaaaaggaAAATGGTAACGATACCATGGAAAGTTATGCTTActattttctaaaatctttggatttatttattaCGAAATGGGCAGAAGTCAATCAACCCGACTATGAAGCCACTTTAAGCTTGGAATTATATCATTTGCTACGGCAAATATCGTCTAACGGCGTTAAATCTAACGTTTCAGTTAATAATAGTCAAGGCACAACTAAACTCTGTGATTTAATGTTTCGAAACAAAGAAACTGCTCTCATCATTAAGGCCAAATATTCCCGAAATAAAGAACTATTGATGCAAGGACTTTCACAGCTAGAAAATGAATACAAGACTGTATTGAAAGAATATGAAAAACAAGCTTATTTGGTCATTGATATGTTACatcaagaaaaaaacaaatttatggTTTCCATGATATTACAAGTGGCATACTCCAATGATGGTGCAAATAAATCAACTAAACCTCGCATATCTTTTTTGACATTGTATAATACGATTGGCGAAAAAACGTGTATACATTTTgatcaaaaatataaattattagaaCTAACTTAG
- the LOC116417462 gene encoding uncharacterized protein LOC116417462, with translation MTSIYSIILIATSVLRDFKIIEGWANPLVNQIKSQLEPYQVTIFTNSEINSVWDIGRYEIQRILADIPTVAVDLGLLESPSKENLMSLPTLRQPRKVSLHVIIHYVTKSDNEDLSKQLWDFFDFFVEASDIPRRPKCLMIIFIDYLVETNELLRNITEYAWTKKFLDLTILVVDVADLKSRPYLFNYNPFKNTYEHQVWDPNKTTLFPDKLRDMNNYTLRTTVFNYPPYLIIDSDNNSTKPNMDGIYYPLMRILSSYFNFTMLSIGEVDNSRTLALVETLYNLTSTGAVNLLPFPAAVETFAGFGGLELSSFFGCFDVAAIVPLHQDSDIDLSSQIYLLILSGTMLIFFLHIMARFLRFDRRFWRRDYIVRIIFTFSSPAVPKRLAERLLFLIVSTMAMQHSSNFLMQLVDVRIERKPQVLDNFYNIKQSRMPIFVDEVMEQTFFSDDNSDKLVKFLHNKAIKQPNMINCIDKIKNNRSAICLTDLYLARFFTKNTSNTTQVLKIRDPLFYCRPLACTFEKGSPYVEKFSEVVQSVTESGIQSMWKCTKELETKFVKASNKLEDKKERSMLLVILLVCLGTGFGTAGLILLGELLCRSKARARKRAFGAKTVTFEV, from the coding sequence ATGACATCCATATACTCGATAATATTGATCGCAACAAGTGTATTACGTGATTTTAAGATTATCGAGGGATGGGCCAATCCTCTGGTGAATCAAATAAAAAGTCAACTGGAGCCGTATCAAGTTACAATTTTCACTAACAGTGAAATCAACTCTGTATGGGATATCGGAAGGTATGAAATTCAACGAATCCTAGCGGATATACCAACGGTTGCAGTAGATTTGGGACTACTCGAATCGCCCAGCAAAGAAAATTTGATGAGCTTACCTACTCTACGCCAACCTCGTAAGGTATCTCTTCACGTTATAATACATTACGTCACCAAATCTGACAACGAGGACCTATCAAAACAGCTATGGGATTTCTTTGATTTCTTCGTTGAGGCATCGGATATACCAAGAAGACCCAAATGCTTAATGATCATCTTCATTGACTATTTGGTGGAGACTAACGAGTTACTCAGAAACATTACTGAATACGCGTGGACAAAGAAATTTCTTGATCTCACGATTCTAGTCGTAGATGTGGCCGACCTCAAATCTAGACCATATCTGTTTAACTACAATCCATTCAAAAATACATACGAGCATCAAGTGTGGGATCCAAATAAAACTACGCTATTCCCAGACAAACTTCGAGACATGAACAACTATACCTTGAGAACCACTGTTTTCAACTATCCACCATACCTAATCATCGATTCTGATAACAACTCTACAAAACCAAATATGGATGGCATCTATTACCCCTTGATGCGTATCCTATCTTCCTACTTCAACTTTACGATGCTGTCTATCGGCGAAGTAGACAACAGCCGAACCTTAGCCTTGGTCGAAACCTTGTACAACCTAACCTCTACCGGTGCAGTAAACCTCCTACCGTTTCCAGCAGCTGTCGAAACCTTTGCTGGTTTCGGTGGCTTGGAACTGAGCTCGTTCTTCGGCTGCTTCGACGTAGCTGCGATTGTGCCTCTCCACCAAGACAGCGACATCGACCTATCCAGCCAGATCTACTTGCTTATACTGTCTGGTACAATGTTGATCTTCTTTCTGCACATCATGGCTCGTTTTCTTAGGTTTGACCGTCGTTTTTGGCGCCGCGACTACATAGTCCGAATAATATTTACCTTCAGCAGTCCTGCAGTACCAAAACGGTTAGCTGAACGGTTACTCTTTTTAATCGTGAGTACAATGGCTATGCAACATTCGAGCAACTTTTTAATGCAACTGGTGGATGTACGCATTGAAAGGAAACCTCAAGTCCTCGACAATTTTTACAACATCAAGCAGTCGCGAATGCCGATCTTTGTCGACGAGGTAATGGAACAAACCTTTTTTTCGGATGACAACAGCGATAAACTCGTAAAATTTCTCCACAATAAGGCTATCAAACAACCGAACATGATTAACTGCATAGATAAGATCAAAAACAACCGCAGCGCCATCTGCCTAACCGACCTGTACCTGGCTAGGTTTTTCACGAAAAACACATCCAATACGACGCAGGTGCTGAAAATCAGGGATCCGCTATTTTATTGCAGACCACTTGCATGCACATTTGAGAAAGGATCTCCGTACGTGGAAAAATTCAGTGAGGTAGTGCAAAGCGTCACCGAGTCTGGAATCCAGTCTATGTGGAAGTGCACCAAGGAGCTCGAAACCAAATTCGTCAAGGCGAGTAATAAACTTGAAGACAAAAAGGAGAGGAGTATGTTACTGGTAATTCTCTTGGTCTGCTTGGGTACTGGATTTGGAACAGCTGGTCTCATACTACTGGGGGAACTTTTATGCAGATCTAAAGCACGTGCAAGGAAACGAGCGTTTGGAGCTAAAACAGTTACATTTGAAGTTTGA
- the LOC103317733 gene encoding lipase member H-like, translating to MRYLTFFCNRFLEVLRAQIASLDELDKDIRWNHLYFVGHSLGAHLSGQTAHLLKQNDFWKIERITGLDPAQPCFINNDLSMRLSKDDADFVDIIHTQTDIKGNNDALGINEDLGHMDFYVDGGVMQPKCVNSFFSVELSQMVCSHNLSLIYYIESIVNSIASTCKFLGLSMELAMMHFIN from the exons ATGAGgtacttgacatttttttgtaataggTTCTTAGAAGTGCTGAGAGCTCAGATTGCATCATTGGATGAGCTTGACAAAGATATTCGATGGAATCATTTGTATTTTGTTGGACATAGCCTTGGAGCACATTTGAGTGGCCAAACTGctcatttattaaaacaaaatgaTTTTTGGAAAATAGAACGTATTACAGGTTTGGATCCAGCTCAACCTTGTTTTATCAATAATGACTTGAGCATGAGGCTTAGCAAGGACGATGCAGATTTTGTGgacattatacacacacaaacagaCATTAAAGGCAATAATGATGCTCTTGGAATTAATGAAGATCTAG GCCATATGGATTTCTACGTCGATGGCGGTGTGATgcaaccaaaatgtgtaaattCGT TCTTTAGTGTAGAATTGAGTCAAATGGTCTGCAGTCATAATCTCTCATTGATTTATTATATCGAATCAATCGTAAATTCGATAGCTAGCACTTGCAAATTTCTTGGGTTATCCATGGAACTTGCAATGATGCatttcataaattaa
- the LOC100122064 gene encoding trace amine-associated receptor 8b: MIDHKPQILLAPALSNSSCWHSLPAGGGLEPRWQTPGIGELLRAAVVLALSLGILGANLLVICVINSRRYHKYIHAQPRYLLTSLASNDLAIGLLVTPFGFVPAIYSCWPYGEMVCQIQALLRGALTQQSAVILVCMAIDRYMCMLHPHRYHKQSTKKYYMRQGCVAIMSTTWIASVAIFGSLVLPKGGYYFNDTGLLACEPFFSKASLRILACCCFYFPTTMALMYFYGSAFHVNKLRLKRVVCVNTPEVVSAGHIERLVSHERRLSTAASRTMAAMSLGFIVMVTPWTIQEVVAACTGSKPPAFLDFIATWLSLSNSFWNPFLYWLLNNHFRRISRELLYTKLLCRPKPMGPKQHCCATSTAGLDVCSIGGLDLSGLERYSMERCSLARCSTLSLATTPPLPWEMTPGGVLIT; this comes from the exons ATGATAGATCATAAGCCGCAGATTCTGCTGGCGCCGGCGCTGAGCAACAGCAGCTGCTGGCACAGCTTGCCGGCCGGCGGCGGCCTCGAGCCGCGCTGGCAGACACCCGGCATCGGTGAGCTACTTCGTGCCGCCGTTGTTCTCGCTCTCAGCCTCGGTATCCTCGGAGCCAATCTACTCGTCATCTGCGTCATCAATAGTCGCCGCTATCACAAGTACATTCACGCGCAG CCAAGGTACCTGCTGACGAGCCTGGCAAGCAACGACCTCGCGATCGGACTGCTGGTGACGCCGTTCGGCTTCGTGCCCGCCATCTACAGCTGCTGGCCCTACGGCGAGATGGTCTGTCAGATCCAG GCGCTGCTGAGGGGAGCCCTGACACAGCAGAGCGCCGTCATACTCGTCTGCATGGCGATCGACCGCTACATGTGTATGCTGCACCCGCACCGCTATCACAAGCAGTCCACGAAAAAG TATTACATGCGGCAAGGCTGCGTAGCGATAATGTCGACAACTTGGATAGCGAGCGTTGCGATTTTTGGCAGTCTGGTGCTGCCCAAAGGCGGCTACTACTTTAACGACACCGGCCTTCTCGCCTGCGAACCATTTTTTTCCAAGGCTTCACTCAG GATCCTGGCGTGCTGCTGCTTCTATTTCCCAACGACGATGGCCCTGATGTACTTCTACGGCTCGGCCTTTCACGTGAACAAACTCCGCCTCAAGAGGGTAGTTTGCGTCAACACGCCGGAAGTTGTCAGTGCCGGCCACATCGAGCGG CTGGTGTCGCACGAGCGCCGGTTGTCAACGGCGGCATCTCGCACAATGGCAGCGATGAGCCTCGGCTTCATCGTCATGGTCACGCCCTGGACGATCCAGGAAGTAGTCGCGGCCTGCACAGGCAGCAAGCCACCGGCGTTCCTCGATTTCATCGCCACCTGGCTCTCACTGTCCAACAGCTTCTGGAACCCCTTCCTCTACTGGCTCCTCAACAATCATTTCCGACGGATATCGCGGGAGCTCCTCTACACCAAG CTTCTATGCAGGCCTAAGCCAATGGGACCGAAGCAGCATTGCTGCGCCACTAGCACCGCCGGCCTTGACGTCTGCAGTATTGGTGGATTAGATTTATCAG GACTGGAGCGCTACTCGATGGAGCGTTGCTCACTCGCGCGTTGCTCAACGCTCTCGTTAGCGACTACGCCACCTCTACCGTGGGAGATGACACCTGGTGGCGTGTTGATCACGTGA